In Drosophila nasuta strain 15112-1781.00 chromosome 2R, ASM2355853v1, whole genome shotgun sequence, a single genomic region encodes these proteins:
- the LOC132785998 gene encoding uncharacterized protein LOC132785998, whose amino-acid sequence MKIATLLFGCAVLAFCLIPASESVACTSLDPDEPSGCTDCSDPDNDTEDDCTTTTTTETTSTTSTTASSSSGSSSSSSSSSSSTKGTRKRIRIKNLRYTNVRRIRVNRNANVVTARRNNNNRRVTTVTVG is encoded by the coding sequence ATGAAAATCGCGACATTACTTTTTGGCTGTGCCGTGCTCGCCTTCTGTTTGATTCCAGCCAGCGAGTCTGTGGCTTGTACTTCCTTAGATCCTGATGAGCCAAGTGGCTGCACGGATTGCTCGGATCCTGACAATGACACCGAGGATgactgcacaacaacaacaacaacagaaacaacgtCAACAACCTCAACTACGGCGTCATCATCTTCAggatcgtcgtcgtcatcttcGTCGTCATCGAGTTCCACTAAAGGAACACGAAAGCGTATCCGTATCAAGAACTTGAGGTACACGAATGTTCGCCGAATCCGTGTTAACCGAAATGCCAACGTAGTTACAGCCCGAcgaaacaataataacagaaGAGTTACTACGGTGACTGTTGGTTAA
- the LOC132785608 gene encoding protein new-glue 1-like → MRIQTVVLGCVLLALCLINSTSGTSTTTTTTTTTTEATTTTTTTSSTTVDSTTSAEYGALVRLKQQLRRLARLQRLRKERQAARRRAAQRLRKALRN, encoded by the coding sequence ATGCGTATCCAGACCGTAGTCCTTGGTTGTGTCCTCTTGGCTCTTTGCCTGATCAACAGTACTTCTGGTACATCGaccaccaccacaacaacaacaacgaccacagaggcaacaacaacaactaccacaACAAGCAGCACCACCGTGGACTCCACAACAAGTGCCGAGTATGGTGCTTTGGTTCGTTTGAAGCAGCAGCTTCGTCGCCTTGCCCGCCTGCAACGATTGAGGAAAGAGCGTCAGGCTGCCAGAAGGCGTGCTGCTCAGAGATTGAGAAAAGCTTTGCGCAATTAA
- the LOC132785999 gene encoding protein PDF — MVSFASFKCFAAVRCSRESLLTMANYNLILALLVLISCSLVVATPDEERYMEKEYNRDLFDWINNAARYAPLQAAGNPCKYYPYYLANALPNNNMRMPKRNSELINSLLSLPKNMNDAGK, encoded by the coding sequence ATGGTCTCATTCGCAAGTTTCAAGTGCTTTGCTGCAGTTCGTTGTTCGCGTGAATCTCTTTTGACAATGGCCAACTACAATCTCATTCTGGCTCTCTTGGTTTTGATCAGTTGCTCTCTGGTCGTCGCCACACCGGACGAGGAGCGTTACATGGAGAAGGAATATAATCGGGATCTATTCGATTGGATCAATAATGCGGCACGTTATGCCCCACTGCAGGCAGCTGGCAATCCCTGCAAGTATTATCCCTACTATCTGGCCAACGCGTTGCCCAACAACAATATGCGTATGCCAAAGCGCAACTCGGAGCTGATCAATTCGCTGCTTAGTTTGCCCAAAAACATGAACGATGCGggcaaataa
- the LOC132785997 gene encoding golgin subfamily A member 7 gives MSQGGGTPSAGNPTILHAGKVFIQRDYSDGTSVKFHTRLPPELEGMIERHVFEATINRLNEFYAEAEEGSCGTYCEGCIGCITAYLIYMCSETHYEKTLRKISKFVASQNERIYNPKGLQLIDPTFRGLRVIEITIFDRPGRT, from the exons ATGTCACAAGGCGGTGGCACACCATCGGCTGGGAATCCAACAATCCTGCATGCTGGCAAAGTGTTCATACAACGCGACTATAGCGATGGCACATCGGTCAAATTTCATACACGGCTTCCCCCTGAGCTGGAGGGCatg ATCGAACGTCATGTGTTCGAGGCCACCATTAACAGGCTTAACGAATTTTATGCCGAGGCCGAGGAGGGATCATGTGGCACTTACTGCGAAGGTTGTATAGGTTGTATTACGGCATATTTGATCTACATGTGCTCCGAGACACATTACGAAAAG ACGCTGCGtaaaatatccaaatttgtTGCTTCCCAAAATGAGCGCATTTATAATCCAAAGGGACTGCAGTTGATTGATCCAACATTTCGTGGTCTTCGTGTTATAGAAATAACCATATTTGATCGTCCAGGGCGAACGTGA